The following proteins come from a genomic window of Kwoniella bestiolae CBS 10118 chromosome 3, complete sequence:
- a CDS encoding S-(hydroxymethyl)glutathione dehydrogenase gives MSTEGKTITCKAAIAWEAGKPLSIEEVEVAPPKEGEVRIKVLYTGICHTDAYTLSGKDPEGAFPVILGHEGGGIVESVGDGVDNVKVGDHVVPLYTAECRECKFCKSGKTNLCGRVRATQGKGVMPDGTSRFKCKGKDILHFMGTSTFSQYTVVSKFSVVTINPKAPLEKACLLGCGITTGYGAATKTPGIEDSNVAVFGIGCVGLSILQGAKAKNAKRIIAIDTNDKKEEWAKKFGATDFINPTKLPEGKTIVDYLVEETDGGLDFTFDATGNVQVMRSALEACHKGWGVCNVIGVAPAGAEIATRPFQLVTGRTWKGSAFGGVKGRTELPGIVNDYLAGTLWVDEFVTHHQDLEGINKGFDDMHAGDCIRCVVNMGFNDAP, from the exons ATGTCAACAGAAGGAAAG ACTATCACTTGTAAAGCCGCCATCGCTTGGGAGGCAG GCAAGCCCCTCTCGAtcgaagaggtcgaagttGCTCCACCCAAAGAAGGTGAAGTTCGAATCAAGGTTTTATA CACTGGTATCTGTCACAC CGACGCATACACCTTATCAGGCAAAGACCCCGAGGGTGCTTTCCCCGTCATTCTCGGACATGAGGGTGGTGGGATCGTAGAGTCTGtaggtgatggtgttgacAATGTTAAAGTTGGTGATCACGTCGTCCCTCTCTACACCGCAG AATGCAGAGAATGTAAATTTTGTAAATCAGGCAAAACCAACCTTTGTGGACGGG TCCGAGCCACTCAAGGTAAAGGTGTGATGCCAGATGGAACATCAAGGTTCAAGTGCAAAGGCAAAGACATCTTGCATTTC ATGGGCACATCAACCTTCTCCCAATACACCGTCGTCTCCAAATTTTCCGTCGTCACCATTAACCCCAAGGCACCTCTCGAAAAAGCCTGTCTCCTAGGATGCGGAATCACCACAGGATACGGAGCAGCCACCAAAACACCAGGTATCGAAGATTCCAACGTCGCTGTGTTCGGTATCGGCTGTGTAGGGTTGAGTATCCTGCAGGGTGCCAAGGCGAAGAACGCCAAGAGGATTATCGCCATTGATACGAACGACAAAAAGGAGGAATGGGCCAAGAAATTCGGTGCGA CCGACTTTATCAACCCCACTAAACTCCCTGAAGGCAAGACCATCGTCGATTATCTCGTTGAAGAGACTGATGGGGGTCTTGATTTCACCTTTGACGCTACTGGtaat GTCCAAGTCATGCGATCAGCTCTCGAAGCGTGCCACAAGGGTTGGGGTGTATGCAACGTCATTGGTGTCGCTCCTGCCGGTGCTGAGATCGCAACTCGACC ATTCCAGCTT GTGACTGGTCGAACTTGGAAAGGATCCGCTTTCGGTGGTGTCAAAGGCCGAACTGAATTACCAGGTATCGTGAATG ACTACCTCGCGGGTACACTCTGGGTGGACGAGTTCGTCACTCACCACCAAGACTTGGAGGGTATCAACAAAGGGTTCGATGATATGCAT GCCGGTGATTGTATCAGATGTGTCGTCAACATGGGCTTCAACGATGCTCCTTAA